The Paenibacillus sp. FSL W8-0426 region CCAGATTTGATCCTCCCACAGCTCTGCGCCGAAATAAAAATGTTCATCGTCCCACAGCATTTTGACCCGCGTATCCTTTGCGGGAGCCGGCCGCAGGTCTCCTTCAATGTCGACAAACTTCTCCGTCCACTCCGCCCGATCCCAGAAAGGTTTATCCAGCTTCCCGTCAAGCTCCAGCTCACCTTCCGCGCGGCGGCAAAAATAGTGCTTTGGCTGATAAACGTCTATTTGCGGAACAGGTACACCACTTAGCGTCATTTCGTTCCCTCCATTCAGTGATGTGTAACGACGGCTCCCGAGCCGCCATACATGTTGACTTTTTCGGCAAACTCCAGCTTGATTACCGTTGTCAGCTCATGGGTATCTTCGCGAGTCAGATGAATCCAGGTTGTGCCGGGAATTTGGAACCAGGGAACCCCTCCGTGGATGTCATAGGTCAGTGGCTTGCCGGAGTGAAGCACCGATACCTTTTGGATCTCATTGCACAACCCTTTCATGCAGATGCTTTCCTTCGGATCCCCATGCACAAAGAGATACAGTGTCTTCTCATCTGCCGAGAGCGTGCTGCCATCCCCGTAATATCGGCTCATGACCCCCTCCTTTGTCCCATAGACGGCTTCTTCGTGCGCTCTGATCCAACTGCCCAATCCAAGCAGAATCGCTTCTTGTCTCCCATCGATCGTGCCGTCTTCCTTCGGTCCGATATCGAGCAGCATATTGCCGCCCATCGAGATACAGTCGCAGAACATGCGCACGATCTGATGCAGCGATTTGTAATGCTCATCCGCAGGAACATACCCCCATGAACCGTTGATCGTTGTGCAAAATTCCCACGGCCCCTCTGGACGGGTAATCGGAAGGCCTTGCTCCGGCGTCTTGTAATCCCCATGCCCTTGTAAACGCGAATTAATGATGATTTCCGGCTGGAACGATTTCAAATAATGCTTGAAATGAGGCAAATTCCATTGCTCCGCGCTGCGTTCCCAGTCCCCGTCGAACCACAGCAGGTCTACCTTGCCGTATCCGGTAAGCAGTTCTTCCAGCTGCCGGTTGTTAAACTCGAGAAACTTCTCCCATCTGGATTCATCCTGGATGCCGTCTACGGGGCTGGAGAAGCGATTGGCCGAAGCAGGATCTTCGGGCACGTTCCCGCCTTCATATACACTCGGATAATCCGGGTGGGACCAGTCGATCAGGGAAAAGTAAAACCCGAGCCGCAACCCTCTTTCGGTGATTGCATCCGCGTATTGCTTGACAATATCCCGCGCGGCGGGCGTCTTCTTCACGGTGTTCAAATGGCTGTGCTTCGTATCCCACAGAGCCACGCCATCATGGTGCTTCGTCGTCAGCACCGCATATTTGGCGCCCGATTTCTCGATCAAGTCGGCCCATGCATCTGCATCAAACTTGGAAGCGGTGAAACCGTCCAGCTGCTTCATATAATCCTCGTATGACATGCGCCCATTGTAAAACGACCATGACTCCGCCACGCCGTGCACCGCATAAATGCCGTAATGAATGAATATTCCTAATTTCGCATCCTCAAGCCATTTCTGCACGACGATCACTGCCCTTCACTTTTGTAAAATTTATATTTGGCTGAATATATAAACCGCAAAAAACATACACACGTTAACGGAGAGGCAGAACCAATCTGGAGAAGCGAAGCGTTCGCCTTAATCAAGAAATAATTGGTGTGCAAACCGTTTCAATATTGCTATCATTTAAGGAGAAATGACCATTTCCCAATGGAAAGGAGTCGCTTTCACTTGAGAATAAACTATTTCAAATCCAGGCTGTTCCTCAAATACATCTGTTCTTACCTGCTCATTCTGCTGATCCCCCTGGTGCTCATGACCATATTCATCTATGAAAATGCCGTGAAGACGCTCCGGACAGAGATCGAAAACTCACGACTGGCCCAACTCTCACAAACCAAAACGATGATCGATAGCCGCATGAAAGAGCTCAGCGATATTGCTTCCCGGATTTCGTACGACCATCGGCTGTCCCATTATAAGGCGACTCAAACGCTGACCAGCCCGGAAGCGATTCGCGCATTGGATCAATACAAAGCCACCAGCTCCATCATGGATGAAATCTATCTGTACTTCCATAACGGCAAACATATTTACTCCAGCAAAGGACTTACCGACTTCGACGTATTTGCGCACAATCTTGGCTTCGCTAATTGGGACAAAACGTCCTTGCAGCATGATCTGAATGAAATCAAACATCCGATGGTAAGACCCGCCGATACGGTCAGCATTAAAGAAGGCTTGCAAGACCGCAAACTGGCTTATCTGATCCCGATTACACCCAACAGCTTGAACCCGCATGCAACCGTGATGTACTTCATCAAGGAGTCGGCAATTACCGATTTGATGGATTCCATCCTTGGAAGTTATCAAGGCTTAACCTTTGTACTTGACGGAGAAGGGCAAGTACTTGCGGCCAACCATCAAGGCGATACGCTAAGCGCAGACGCTTCAGAAATGTTGTTGAATCAGATGGTTCCAGGCATACAAGAACGAGCACTGGATGGTAAAGCCTATTCCATTGTCGCCGTACAATCCGAAACCAATGGCTGGACGTACATGACCGTCATGCCCAGCTCCCAATTTTTCAGCAGCGTGCTTAACGTTCGGGATGTCATGCTGATGATCATCGGAGTCGTACTGCTTGTCGGAGCGGTTATCGCATTGGTGCTTGCCAAAATGCAGTATCAGCCCATCTCAGCATTGGTTGAGTTTGTTTCATCCCGCGTTCCGAAGAAGAATGGCGAAGAAACAATCGGTTACGGGAACGAACTACAGCGAATACACACTGCACTGCAAGATTTCAGTTCCCGGATTGATATGCAGGAACCGTTCGCCCGCAATCAATATTTGTCCACGCTCATCAAATCCGGCAACCCGGAGCTGGTTTCACCTGAAATGATGCAGCTCTTCGATCTGAAACTGAACAAGAAGTATTTATTCGTCATGGTTGTCGGCTGGAACGAATCCAATGCCGATCGGGAGCACCGTCGCCGGATTGCAAGCACACTTGCCCATATCGATATGCCTGATATGTGCGCTACCGGGTATGGCGTTGAACTGCCGCAGCTGGACCGATTCGGCATCATCATGAATTTCGATGCAGTAGCGGGACTAGACGAGACCGTTCAAATGAAGCAAACGATGGAACACGTGCAGCGCATGCTCGTTGAATCGCACTCCATTGCACCGATGATTGGCGCCGGAAGCATTTATCGACAGCTGCATGAGCTGAATCAGTCGTACATCGAGGCCTGCTCCGCCTTTGATCTGCTCGTTCCGGGTGACCGCGGGGCTTCCGCATTGTTCGAAGAAATGTATAAGGACACAACTCCTTCCTACTGGATCCCGAACCAGACCCATCTGAAACTGGCCCAAAGCTTGAAGCAAGGCAATATGGAGATCGCGTCACGGACGATACGCTCTTCCATAGAAAACCTTCAATCTTCCATGCAGCCGGCGCTGATTCTGCGTTGCGTCAGCTTTGATTTGTTGAACACGGTGTTGAAGACCGCTTCAGAGCTTGGCGACTATCAACTGATACAACGACTGACTCCCGACATGACGGTCGGCGGTTCGCTGAAGGAGCTGGAATCCATGCTGCTGTCCCTGGCTTCGCAAATTTGTGCCGAAGTGCAGCAAGGGGCTCTGCAAGAAGAGCAATCGTTGATCGATCGGATCGTTAACTATATCGATGCACATTACAGGGAACACAGTTTAAGTCTGGATACCCTTGCTTACGAGTTTGAAATTTCGCCCTCGCACGTCAGCCGTTTCTTCAAAGAAAAGACGGGCATCAATTTCCTGCAATATATTTGGCAAAAGCGGCTGGACATGGTCGTGCATCAGTTGAAAACAACGGATACTCCCATTAAAGACCTCATTCAGGAGGTTGGTTACTTGGATACGCCGAACTTTATCCGCAAATTCAAAAAGGAGACCGGACTTACGCCAGGTCAATATCGCAAGCTCCATCGCGTCACGGCAAGCGATGCGGAGAGCGGATCTGCGAGTTGACGGACAGGAAAGCCAACATGCAGACGGGCTGCACTGTCCGCGAATGTTGGCTTCTTTTTACTTTTATTGACCGGCAGCATTCCAAGTATCGTAAACTTCCTGATAAATTTCCTGGATGCGGTCCCCGCCCATCTTTTTCATCTGGGCTACATAGCTGTCCCATTCGGACATCGGCACTTCTCCGGTCACAAACTTCGCTTCCATTTGTTTGACATACGTACTCAGGTCCGACAGCAACGCTGAAGCTTCATCCTGCTGTTCGTTGGTCAAATAGGCGTTAGGATATGGCGCTTTGCCGATCGGGATCAGCTTCGCTTCGTTTTCTTTCTTGATCCATTCATCGAATTCCGTGGTCAGGCCATTCGTCAGTTCGGGCGAGTTGTGTCCTGGCGTCAGCATGCCGAAGTTCGGCGTAATCGTGCCTCTGTACTCTTCGCGGTCGCCGCCTCCCGGGACAGGCAGCCATTCTTTTTCATACGTAGCTTTGTTGGTATACTTCCAAAGCGTGCCTTCCGGGCCTTGGTTAAATAGGGTTTGGCCCTCAATCGAATACAAATAGTCGATCCAACGCATCGTCGCTTCCGGATGTTCATTCACGCTGGTAATGGCAAACGTTCCGTTAGCCGAGAGTCCAGGGTGCATACCGTAAACGGGCGAACCTTCAATCTCGCTGGCCACCGGTGTCATGAGCGGATTTTTCATCGCTTCATTCGGATCGCCGCCCAATGTAAAATAGGAATAATAATCGTTAAAGAGCGCGATTTGATTGTTTTCTCCTTTGGCTTTTTTCTGCTCAGGCGTTTGGGAGAACGTTTCATGATCCAATAACTCTTCCTTCCACAGACGGTTCATGAACTCCAAATAACCTTTGTATCCTTCCTGCATCGGTGTATAAAAAACATTGTCCTGCTTATCGACATATACAACCGGATCATACATTCCCCAGAAGCCCAAAAAGTACATTCGCAGATCATCCAATTTCACGGAAGTGAGCGGAATTTCGTCGGCTTGCCCGTTTCCGTTCGGATCCTCGGTCTTCACTCTTTTCAGAAATGCGTACAGTTCCTCCGTCGTCTGCGGAAGTTCTTTTACACCAAGCGCTTCGAGCATTTTGCCGTTATACCACATCGGACTGCGATACCAGACGGCTGCACTGTCGATGAAGGGGAGCGCATATATGTGACCTTCGGGTGTTGTGAATGATTTGCGAATGTCCGGATTTTCATCGAAGAGTTTTTTGAGGTTTGGCGCATATCCTCCGTCAATGTACGGTTCAAGCGCAATCAGCGAGCCTTGGGTTCCGTAAGTAACCTGTTCTGCTGGCGTCAGATCCGCACCGTAGAGCACGTCGGGCAAATCGCCGCTGGCAAAAACGAGGTTTTTCTTCGTGGCGAAGCTGTCTATGGGCGTGAGTCGGAATTCAAATTTAATGTTCGTCAGCTTCTCGGCTTCCTGAATGACAGGCATGGTGTTCCAATCCGCGACACCCACATCCTGGGACATCATGGTCAATGTAATCGGCTCGTCAACGATCGGAAAACCTTCCTGCTTCACTCCTGTCTCCTCCGGCGTCCCCGGTTCGGCGGTTGAACCACCGTCAGAGGCATTCCCGCATGCAGCCAGCAAACTGGCAACTAACGTCAAACTGAGCAGAACCGTCGACTTCTTGCGAACTCCTTTCATGACAACAACTCCCTTTCTGGATGATTTATTTGGTATAGATCAGCCTTTAACCGAACCGATCATGACACCCTGGACGAAGTAGCGTTGCAAAAACGGATATACGATAATCACCGGCAGCGTTGACACAATAATAACCGCGTAACGGACGAGTGCTGCTACCTCCGCTTTGTTGTTGAGCGCGGAAGCGGAAGATCCGTCCATCATGCCGGAGCCTTGGGCAGACATTTCCTGAAGAACGAGAATCTGCCTCAGCACGAACTGCAGCGGGTATTTTGCCGAATCGTTCAAATAAATCATCGCCGAAAAGTAACTGTTCCAGTGTCCGACGCCATAGAAGAGAGCCATAACGGCAATGATCGGCATCGACAAGGGCAGGACGATGCTAAAAAACAGCTTGAAATTGGAACATCCGTCAATCTGGGCGGCTTCTTGAAGCTCGCCGGGGATGGTTCCTTGAAAGAAGGTACGGGTAACGATAATGTTCCATACCGAGGCCGCGGAAGGCAGAATCAATGCCCACATGCTGTCAATCAGCCCCAACCCTTTGATCAACAGATAACTCGGAACAAGCCCGCCGCCAAAAAACATCGTGACCATGAACATGCCCATAAAAAAACCTCGGCCAACGAAATCCTTTCTGCTAAGCGCATAAGCCGCCGGAATGGTGACCATGAGATTCACTGCCGTACCCACGACCGTATATAAAATGGTGTTTGCGTAACCTGACCAGATCCTCTGATCCTGAAGCACTCTGTGGTACCCTTCGAACGTAATGTCCTTGGGAAAGAGCCACATCGCACCGGAAGCGACCTCTTTGGGATTGCTGATCGAAGCACTGATCATGTATGCCAACGGATAAGCGACAAGCAGAAACGCAATGGTGACGAAAATATAATTCAGTGTCAGAAAAATCCGGTCTTGCCTCGTTTCTTTGATGCCTGTTGTCATTCTGCTACCTCCTTTACCACAGACTGTTCTCACTCGTTTTGCGCACGACTTGATTGACCGTAATGAGCAGAATCGCGTTAATGACGGAATTGAACAACCCGACGGCGGTGGAGAAGCTGTATTGTGCATTTTCCAGACCGGAGCGGTAGACGAATGTTGAAATCACATCGGACGACTCCATGTTTAACGGGTTTTGCATTAAGAGAATTTTCTCAAACCCCACGCCCAGCAAACTTCCCATATTCAGAATGAGCAAAATGGTCATCGTTGGCACCAGCACGGGAATGTTGATGTGACGAATGCGCTGCATCCGGTTCGCTCCGTCAATGATCGCCGCTTCATGAAGGCCCGGGTCGACGGCTGACAAGGCGGCAAGATAAATGATCGTGCCCCACCCTGCGCTCTGCCATACGCCAGAGAGAACGTAGACCGTCTTGAACCAGGCCGGGCTTGTCAGAAAAGCAGGTGCATCGATGCCCACCCATTCGAGCAAACGAATAACGATGCCTGTGGACGGCGACAGGAAAGCAATGATCATGCCGACCATCACTACGATGGAGATGAAATGCGGCGCGTAAGTGACCGTTTGCACCCATTTTTTGAAACGTTTGTGTTTCAGTTCATTGAAGGCCAGCGCCAAAATGATCGGGATCGGAAAACCAACCGCCAGCTCATACAAACTGATCGCCAGCGTGTTCCACATCAAGTCCCAAAAATAATACGAATCAAAAAAACGGTTGAAGTGATCGAAACCCGTCCATGCGCTTCCAAAAATACCGCGGGCCGGATTGTAATTTTTGAACGCAATCTGGATGCCGTACATCGGTCCGTAATGGAAAATGAGGAAATACAAAAATGCCGGCGCAATGAACAGATAGAGCTCCCAGTTTTTCCAGACCTTCTTCCATCGTTTCTTGTTGATCTTGGCCCTGTTCAGGACCTCCTGCCGATGGATCGGATTGACTTCCTGCACGCCGGATCGCCTCCTTCTGTTTACATGTCAGCTTTGCTTGCGCACCTTCATGTTAACGATAGTGGATCATGCTTTTTTTCGTAAACATGTGATTTTAGCGCATCCCCCACCCTTGATGCATCAACGCTTCCCGTCGTTGCGGCATCATTTTGACCATTGGTGAATGTGTTGTTTTCGCGCAAAAGGAAGCGGTTACAATTTTCCGAAGTGGAAAAATGGCAATTGAAAGAATGCGGAGTTGTTGATCTAGATGGCGATGATTTTACATTGCGCCGATAATAATGAACGTATAGCGACAGGTTATATCACATAAACAAAACATGAATAAGACGTAACAAAGGCCATGTTCCCAATGGAACATGGCCTCAGCACATGCATCGAATGCTTACCCTTGCAGCTTCACAAGGCTGTAATTCTTTTTGCCTTTGCGGATAATGATAAACTTGCCGCCGATGGCATGCTCTGCCGAAATGGTGAAGTCGAGCTCGGTTACTTTCTCCCCGTTCATGGAGATGGCACCCTTCGTGATGTCTTCGCGGGCTTGGCGTTTGGATGGCTCCAGGCCCAGATCCACAAGCCAGTCAACGATGTTTTTCGCCTCGCCGTTGGTTTCGAACGTTGGCATTTCCTTAAAGCCTTGCTCGATCTCGTCCGCTGTCAGCGAGCGAATGTCGCCGCTGAACAATGCGGCGGTAATGCGCTTGGCTTGTTCCAGCATTTCTTCGCCATGCACGAAACGGGTCATTTCTTCGGCAAGCGCCTTTTGCGCCTCGCGTTTGTGCGGCTCGGTTTCCACTTTTTCCGCCAACGCTTCGATTTCTTCTTTGGACAAGAACGTAAAGTATTTCAAGTATTTGATGACGTCGCGATCATCGGTATTCGCCCAGAACTGGTAGAATTCGAACGGCGTCGTTTTGTTTGGATCCAGCCAGATCGAGCCCCCGGCCGATTTGCCGAATTTCGTTCCGTCCGCTTTGAGCATCAGCGGGATGGTCAAACCAAACGCTTTGGCAT contains the following coding sequences:
- a CDS encoding ABC transporter permease subunit is translated as MNRAKINKKRWKKVWKNWELYLFIAPAFLYFLIFHYGPMYGIQIAFKNYNPARGIFGSAWTGFDHFNRFFDSYYFWDLMWNTLAISLYELAVGFPIPIILALAFNELKHKRFKKWVQTVTYAPHFISIVVMVGMIIAFLSPSTGIVIRLLEWVGIDAPAFLTSPAWFKTVYVLSGVWQSAGWGTIIYLAALSAVDPGLHEAAIIDGANRMQRIRHINIPVLVPTMTILLILNMGSLLGVGFEKILLMQNPLNMESSDVISTFVYRSGLENAQYSFSTAVGLFNSVINAILLITVNQVVRKTSENSLW
- a CDS encoding alpha-L-fucosidase; protein product: MQKWLEDAKLGIFIHYGIYAVHGVAESWSFYNGRMSYEDYMKQLDGFTASKFDADAWADLIEKSGAKYAVLTTKHHDGVALWDTKHSHLNTVKKTPAARDIVKQYADAITERGLRLGFYFSLIDWSHPDYPSVYEGGNVPEDPASANRFSSPVDGIQDESRWEKFLEFNNRQLEELLTGYGKVDLLWFDGDWERSAEQWNLPHFKHYLKSFQPEIIINSRLQGHGDYKTPEQGLPITRPEGPWEFCTTINGSWGYVPADEHYKSLHQIVRMFCDCISMGGNMLLDIGPKEDGTIDGRQEAILLGLGSWIRAHEEAVYGTKEGVMSRYYGDGSTLSADEKTLYLFVHGDPKESICMKGLCNEIQKVSVLHSGKPLTYDIHGGVPWFQIPGTTWIHLTREDTHELTTVIKLEFAEKVNMYGGSGAVVTHH
- a CDS encoding helix-turn-helix domain-containing protein; translation: MRINYFKSRLFLKYICSYLLILLIPLVLMTIFIYENAVKTLRTEIENSRLAQLSQTKTMIDSRMKELSDIASRISYDHRLSHYKATQTLTSPEAIRALDQYKATSSIMDEIYLYFHNGKHIYSSKGLTDFDVFAHNLGFANWDKTSLQHDLNEIKHPMVRPADTVSIKEGLQDRKLAYLIPITPNSLNPHATVMYFIKESAITDLMDSILGSYQGLTFVLDGEGQVLAANHQGDTLSADASEMLLNQMVPGIQERALDGKAYSIVAVQSETNGWTYMTVMPSSQFFSSVLNVRDVMLMIIGVVLLVGAVIALVLAKMQYQPISALVEFVSSRVPKKNGEETIGYGNELQRIHTALQDFSSRIDMQEPFARNQYLSTLIKSGNPELVSPEMMQLFDLKLNKKYLFVMVVGWNESNADREHRRRIASTLAHIDMPDMCATGYGVELPQLDRFGIIMNFDAVAGLDETVQMKQTMEHVQRMLVESHSIAPMIGAGSIYRQLHELNQSYIEACSAFDLLVPGDRGASALFEEMYKDTTPSYWIPNQTHLKLAQSLKQGNMEIASRTIRSSIENLQSSMQPALILRCVSFDLLNTVLKTASELGDYQLIQRLTPDMTVGGSLKELESMLLSLASQICAEVQQGALQEEQSLIDRIVNYIDAHYREHSLSLDTLAYEFEISPSHVSRFFKEKTGINFLQYIWQKRLDMVVHQLKTTDTPIKDLIQEVGYLDTPNFIRKFKKETGLTPGQYRKLHRVTASDAESGSAS
- a CDS encoding carbohydrate ABC transporter permease, whose product is MTTGIKETRQDRIFLTLNYIFVTIAFLLVAYPLAYMISASISNPKEVASGAMWLFPKDITFEGYHRVLQDQRIWSGYANTILYTVVGTAVNLMVTIPAAYALSRKDFVGRGFFMGMFMVTMFFGGGLVPSYLLIKGLGLIDSMWALILPSAASVWNIIVTRTFFQGTIPGELQEAAQIDGCSNFKLFFSIVLPLSMPIIAVMALFYGVGHWNSYFSAMIYLNDSAKYPLQFVLRQILVLQEMSAQGSGMMDGSSASALNNKAEVAALVRYAVIIVSTLPVIIVYPFLQRYFVQGVMIGSVKG
- a CDS encoding extracellular solute-binding protein, giving the protein MKGVRKKSTVLLSLTLVASLLAACGNASDGGSTAEPGTPEETGVKQEGFPIVDEPITLTMMSQDVGVADWNTMPVIQEAEKLTNIKFEFRLTPIDSFATKKNLVFASGDLPDVLYGADLTPAEQVTYGTQGSLIALEPYIDGGYAPNLKKLFDENPDIRKSFTTPEGHIYALPFIDSAAVWYRSPMWYNGKMLEALGVKELPQTTEELYAFLKRVKTEDPNGNGQADEIPLTSVKLDDLRMYFLGFWGMYDPVVYVDKQDNVFYTPMQEGYKGYLEFMNRLWKEELLDHETFSQTPEQKKAKGENNQIALFNDYYSYFTLGGDPNEAMKNPLMTPVASEIEGSPVYGMHPGLSANGTFAITSVNEHPEATMRWIDYLYSIEGQTLFNQGPEGTLWKYTNKATYEKEWLPVPGGGDREEYRGTITPNFGMLTPGHNSPELTNGLTTEFDEWIKKENEAKLIPIGKAPYPNAYLTNEQQDEASALLSDLSTYVKQMEAKFVTGEVPMSEWDSYVAQMKKMGGDRIQEIYQEVYDTWNAAGQ